The window TTATAAGAGGTGATGATTTTTCAGGGGGGTTTGCAAATGGGCACACAATGAGAAATGGACAACAAACCTTTCTGCTTCGATATGAATCCCAGAAAGTTGAAAAAATAGAAAACACTCAGGTTATTACCACTATACTGAAAAGTGAACAGGGCTATGTTGCCAGGCATGTACTTACTTATCACAATGGGTTAAAAGCTTTTGAACTGAAAACTGTACTTGCTAATAAATCCGATAAAGCTATTTGTTTGGAGATGCTGTCCAGTTTCTCAGTTGGTGGGCTGACTCCTTTTATAGAAGGTGAAGCACCTGAAAGTATGAATATTCACAGAATACGCAGTTGTTGGAGTAATGAAGGAAGACTTATAACAGAGTCCGTTGAGGACCTGCAGCTTGAGCCGTCATGGTCAGGTCATGGTGTAAGAACAGAAAAATTTGGTCAGATCGGCTCTATGCCCGTCAGAAAATTTTTCCCATTTCTGGCGGTGGAAGATACAGTTACACATGTGGTTTGGGCTGCACAGCTGGCCTGTGCCTCATCGTGGCAGATGGAAATGTATAGAAGGGATGATGCGCTGTGTATATCCGGCGGACTTGCAGACTTTGATTTTGGGCACTGGATGAAGGTACTGGAACCGGGAACCGAATTTGAGACACCTTCTGCATTTATAACCGTCGGTATCGGAAATGTAGACGAAGTATCACAAAGACTGCTTACAATACACAAGTACAACGTTAACAAGATAAACAAGTTTGACAGGCTTCCGGTTTTATTCAATGAATTCTGTACTACTTGGGGAAATCCTTCACATGATAATATCAAAAAAATTGTAGATATTATCAAAGAAAAAGAGGTTGATTATTTTGTTATTGACTCAGGGTGGTTTGCTGATAAAGAAAATGGCTGGGATGGTACACACGGGGATTGGATAGTAAGTCCTGAGGTATTTCCACATGGTCTTCAGGAGACTGTTAGGATAATCCGGGAGGCGGGAATGATTCCGGGAATTTGGTTTGAGTTTGAAAACTGTGGATATCTGTCAAAAGCGTATAAAGACCATAAACACCTTCTAACGAGAAATGGAGATGTAATAACTTCAGGACTCAGGAAGTTTTGGGATATGACCGACCCGTGGGTTATTGATTACCTAAGTGATAAAGTCATATCAATGCTAAAGCAATATGGTTTCAAATATTTAAAGGTTGACTATAATGAAACAATCGGTATAGGTTGTGACGGGTATGAGTCCCTTGGAGAGGGGCTAAGACAAAAGATTCTTGCTTCACAGGAATTCTTCAGGAGAATTAGGGAGGAAATCCCTGACATTATTATAGAAAACTGCTCTTCGGGAGGGCATAGACTTGAGCCTTCAATGATGTCATTATGTGAAATGGCATCGTTTTCAGATGCACATGAGTGTGATGAAATACCGGTTGTGGCAGCTAATCTTCATAGAGTAATAAATCCATGCCAATCACAGATATGGGCGGTATTGCGGAAAAAAGACAGTAAAAAGAGAGTGGTATATTCTATTGCTAATACCTTTTTGGGAGTAATGTGCTTATCCGGTGATATATATGATTTGGATAAAGAGCAATGGAATACAGTTGAAGAGGGAATCAGTTTCTACAGAGCTGTTTCAGATATTATATTAAATGGAACAACTTACTTTTTCGGTTCAAAACTTAAAAGTTACAGAAATCCTAAAGGATGGATGGGCATCCTAAGAAAGTCTGAAGATGAAAAGGAAGTACTTGCTTTGATATATACGTTCCACGGAAATTTCCCTGATACTGTGGAAATTCCTATAGGTGATAATTATGAAATTTGCAATACATACTGTGCTTTCGAAAATAATGTTTTACTCATAAATGGAAGTCTTTGTATCAATATGAAGGAAGAATTTGAAGCAGTAGCTGTTCATTTAAAATTATCCAAGTGATAATAATGAATTGTGGTAAATGCATTAACTTTTACACAAAAAAATCAACGGTATTCAAACATATCAATGGTTTGTTGCCGAAATAGTTGCTCTAAATTAGTAATGGTTCATCTCAGCATTTTTGCCGTCACACACATTCACCATCCATGGTTCATAGTGTGCTAAACCCGACATCGTGTCGTGTTTCCAGCAAAAAAACTTCGATTTACCAACTAAATTTATGCTACTATTTCTAACCCAACTTTCCATTGATATGTTGAACACCTATATTTCAACTTGTAAAGATGAGTAAGTAACTCAACAATACAACAGCCTATTTACAGGAGTGATAAAAATGGATTCTACAAACAAATGTTCTTCAACGGTTGTTCATATTATGCCAATGACTGAAAATATCATAAGAGTTGTATATTCCAAAAATAAAGAAAAACCAAAGAACAGTATTCTTATTGCGGAAGATTTCATACCTATGGATAATTTGGCAACGGATAACTACTTATCTGAGGATAATTGCATTTTGTTTAAAAACAAACAAGGCGAGGTTATCTTAAAGGAAACAGGACACAGCTTAACTGAAAAAGAGGTTCTTGCATATTATGTAGACGGCGAGCCTGTCATCAAGTACAAGCATACAGCAAATGGTGATGTAGCTTATATCGAAAATGCAAGGCGTAAGTCTGCGGGTAAATCCTATGAGGGGAAGCTTGTTTTTTCCATAACAGAAAAAGAAGCTATCTATGGTTTGGGTCAGCATGAAAATGGAGTTTACAACTATAATGGCAAGAAGGAATACCTGTTCCAAGCAAATATGAAAATATCAATTCCATTTATACTATCATCCCAAAATTATGGAATACTGATTGATACGGAAAGTGCTGTAATTTTTGAAAGCAAGGAAGGAGAAGTAACATTCTCAATTGATACAACCGATAAGCTTTCTTACTATGTTATTATAGGAAAAAATTTCGAGGAAATCATTAAAGAGTTAAGAAACCTGACAGGAAGAGCACCAATGCTTCCAAGATGGGCTTATGGATATGTTCAATCAAAGGAGAGATATTATTCTTCTGAAGAGCTTATAGATACTGTGTTAAAGTTTAGAAATTCAGGTATCCCTATAGATTGTATTGTACAGGATTGGTTTTC of the Ruminiclostridium papyrosolvens DSM 2782 genome contains:
- a CDS encoding glycoside hydrolase family 36 protein — its product is MHKVLSEYLFSDMIIRYLTNEEGNIGFEILPASLKDKAAASKKYNIDPLVQVFIRGDDFSGGFANGHTMRNGQQTFLLRYESQKVEKIENTQVITTILKSEQGYVARHVLTYHNGLKAFELKTVLANKSDKAICLEMLSSFSVGGLTPFIEGEAPESMNIHRIRSCWSNEGRLITESVEDLQLEPSWSGHGVRTEKFGQIGSMPVRKFFPFLAVEDTVTHVVWAAQLACASSWQMEMYRRDDALCISGGLADFDFGHWMKVLEPGTEFETPSAFITVGIGNVDEVSQRLLTIHKYNVNKINKFDRLPVLFNEFCTTWGNPSHDNIKKIVDIIKEKEVDYFVIDSGWFADKENGWDGTHGDWIVSPEVFPHGLQETVRIIREAGMIPGIWFEFENCGYLSKAYKDHKHLLTRNGDVITSGLRKFWDMTDPWVIDYLSDKVISMLKQYGFKYLKVDYNETIGIGCDGYESLGEGLRQKILASQEFFRRIREEIPDIIIENCSSGGHRLEPSMMSLCEMASFSDAHECDEIPVVAANLHRVINPCQSQIWAVLRKKDSKKRVVYSIANTFLGVMCLSGDIYDLDKEQWNTVEEGISFYRAVSDIILNGTTYFFGSKLKSYRNPKGWMGILRKSEDEKEVLALIYTFHGNFPDTVEIPIGDNYEICNTYCAFENNVLLINGSLCINMKEEFEAVAVHLKLSK